In Ostrea edulis chromosome 6, xbOstEdul1.1, whole genome shotgun sequence, a single window of DNA contains:
- the LOC130047194 gene encoding uncharacterized protein LOC130047194, with translation MVQQGIGECNNNGERLCTFCQENDLVIGGTIFMHKDIHKTTWNSPDGHTKNQIDHIIINKIWRSSLLDVVAKQGADVGSDHSSVLAKIKLKLRKSKKKYQRPPPINIQKLKDTKTLRSFQLKIQNKFSTLMEHPDEIDMETFNKRKKKEEWISDKTWKLVEERKEKKSKILSTKSKRQKDQLQADYRAIDREVKRNARADRKAYTEKLAYEAEQAASKQDMQTLYRITKTLAGKFQSSELPIKDKQGNVLSKEEDILKRW, from the exons ATGGTCCAGCAAGGAATAGGAGAATGTAACAACAACGGAGAGAGACTATGCACTTTCTGCCAAGAAAACGACCTAGTAATTGGTGGAACTATATTCATGCACAAAGACATCCATAAGACAACATGGAACTCACCAGATGGTCATACAAAGAACCAAATTGACCATATCATCATCAACAAGATATGGAGAAGTAGTCTTCTCGATGTGGTTGCAAAACAAGGGGCTGATGTGGGAAGTGACCACTCTTCAGTACTGGCAAAAATCAAGTTAAAACTgaggaaatcaaagaaaaaatatcaaagaccACCTCCAATCAACATCCAAAAACTCAAAGATACAAAAACCCTGAGATCTTTTCAATTAAAAATCCAGAACAAGTTTTCAACACTTATGGAACATCCTGATGAAATCGATATGGAAACTTTTAATaaa agaaagaaaaaagaagaatggATTTCAGATAAAACATGGAAACTAGTAGAAGAACGAAAAGAGAAGAAAAGTAAAATCTTGTCCACAAAATCCAAGAGGCAAAAGGACCAACTCCAGGCAGACTATCGGGCTATTGACAGGGAAGTAAAGAGGAATGCAAGAGCTGACAGAAAGGCATACACTGAAAAGCTAGCTTATGAGGCAGAACAAGCAGCTTCTAAACAAGACATGCAGACCCTCTATCGAATTACAAAAACATTAGCAGGCAAATTTCAGTCATCAGAGCTACCAATTAAAGACAAACAGGGAAATGTACTATCAAAAGAAGAAGACATACTGAAACGCTGGTAG
- the LOC125651811 gene encoding uncharacterized protein LOC125651811: protein MPECQAKFCTVVRGKGISTFSIPNPPKNYELCARWIHNLGNAKLNPKTFVFSRDKIVCERHFEKDCFKEDIRAKIMGYTPKRKLLKEDALPTIFDDSKPKKIRESSSKRYEKKEKQELINRLLENTCTEPCDQPGPSTSKETDVPINQRKRKLPGKIKSSKKIKLNEDMDIPVFIHTEDKSTSCNIEIELPNHCSACVLRIDPTISCQIMLISKLQLSHLHL from the exons atGCCTGAGTGTCAAGCGAAATTTTGCACTGTGGTTAGAGGAAAAGGAATATCTACCTTTAGCATCCCCAATCCCCCAAAAAATTATGAACTTTGTGCAAGATGGATCCATAACCTaggaaatgcaaaattaaatccaaaaacatttgttttttcAAGAGATAAAATTGTATGTGAACGGCATTTTGAGAAAGATTGTTTTAAAGAGGATATAAGG GCTAAAATAATGGGATACACACCAAAGAGAAAACTATTAAAAGAAGATGCACTGCCTACAATATTTGATGACAGCAAGCCCAAGAAAATAAGGGAAAGTAGTTCAAAAAGATATGAGAAAAAGGAAAAGCAGGAG ctAATCAATCGTCTTCTGGAAAACACATGTACAGAACCTTGTGACCAACCTGGACCATCAACATCTAAGGAAACGg ATGTACCAATAAATCAAAGAAAGAGAAAACTACCaggaaaaataaaatcctccaaaaaaataaag cTCAATGAAGACATGGATATCCCAGTTTTTATCCATACTGAAGATAAATCAACTTCCTGCAACATAGAGATCGAATTGCCCAATCATTGTTCAGCATGTGTGCTAAGGATTGATCCAACGATCTCATGTCAGATCATGCTTATTTCAAAACTCCAACTCTCACATCTACACCTATGA